A single window of Hippocampus zosterae strain Florida chromosome 15, ASM2543408v3, whole genome shotgun sequence DNA harbors:
- the metap1d gene encoding methionine aminopeptidase 1D, mitochondrial isoform X2, with the protein MCGFDLCRSPTVRLCQPHRRFFWRKWMKSHSYNVVRPATVRPAYPVPRHIEQPDYVGTGLVPEWPDYIEIKNAEQIEGLARACQLARHVLLLAGESLKVGMTTDEVDFLVHQETIQHNAYPSPLRYGGFPKSVCTSVNNVVCHGIPDSRRLEDGDIINIDVTVYLDGYHGDTSETFFVGEVDDVGRRLVETAKRCRDEAIVACKPGAQLCVIGNTISEIARTNGFQVCPYFIGHGIGSYFHCHPEIWHHANDNDMTMEEGMTFTIEPILMEGSAEFQILQDKWTAVSADDARSAQFEHTVAITSDGVEILTKLPEEDDKKILV; encoded by the exons ATGTGCGGGTTTGACCTGTGCAGGTCCCCCACGGTGCGACTGTGTCAGCCACATCGCCGCTTCTTCTGGAGGAAGTGGATGAAATCTCATTCATACAATGTAGTTCGTCCAGCTACTGTCAGGCCTGCTTATCCCGTACCCAGg CACATTGAACAGCCGGATTACGTTGGCACTGGACTGGTCCCAGAATGGCCTGACTATATCGAAATCAAAAATGCAGAGCAAATTGAAGGCCTCGCCAGAGCGTGCCAGCTAGCTCGACACGTGCTGCTACTCGCCGGGGAAAGTCTGAAA GTTGGTATGACAACAGATGAAGTAGACTTCCTTGTACATCAGGAAACAATCCAGCACAACGCATACCCCTCCCCTCTCAGATACGGAGGTTTCCCAAAATCCGTTTGTACTTCAGTCAACAACGTGGTGTGTCATGGCATACCTGACAG TCGGCGACTTGAAGATGGCGATATTATCAACATAGATGTCACT GTGTATTTGGACGGTTACCACGGTGACACATCAGAAACCTTCTTTGTCGGCGAAGTGGATGATGTCGGCCGGCGACTGGTGGAAACGGCAAAGCGTTGCAGAGATGAGGCCATCGTCGCCTGCAAGCCTGGTGCACAGCTTTGCGTTATCGGAAACACGATTAG TGAAATAGCTCGCACTAATGGCTTCCAAGTGTGTCCCTATTTCATTGGACACGGAATCGGCTCCTACTTCCATTGCCATCCTGAGATCTGGCACCATG CCAATGACAACGACATGACCATGGAAGAAGGCATGACTTTCACAATTG AACCCATCCTAATGGAAGGGTCGGCAGAGTTTCAAATCCTCCAGGATAAGTGGACCGCGGTTTCTGCAGACGATGCAAG ATCGGCTCAGTTCGAACACACAGTCGCTATCACCTCGGACGGAGTGGAAATTCTCACCAAATTGCCAGAAGAGGACGATAAAAAGATTCTCGTGTGA
- the metap1d gene encoding methionine aminopeptidase 1D, mitochondrial isoform X1, translating to MASYCSSGFATRSGLAGVLRRMCGFDLCRSPTVRLCQPHRRFFWRKWMKSHSYNVVRPATVRPAYPVPRHIEQPDYVGTGLVPEWPDYIEIKNAEQIEGLARACQLARHVLLLAGESLKVGMTTDEVDFLVHQETIQHNAYPSPLRYGGFPKSVCTSVNNVVCHGIPDSRRLEDGDIINIDVTVYLDGYHGDTSETFFVGEVDDVGRRLVETAKRCRDEAIVACKPGAQLCVIGNTISEIARTNGFQVCPYFIGHGIGSYFHCHPEIWHHANDNDMTMEEGMTFTIEPILMEGSAEFQILQDKWTAVSADDARSAQFEHTVAITSDGVEILTKLPEEDDKKILV from the exons ATGGCTTCCTACTGCTCTTCGGGATTTGCAACAAGATCTG GACTGGCCGGTGTCCTTCGCCGAATGTGCGGGTTTGACCTGTGCAGGTCCCCCACGGTGCGACTGTGTCAGCCACATCGCCGCTTCTTCTGGAGGAAGTGGATGAAATCTCATTCATACAATGTAGTTCGTCCAGCTACTGTCAGGCCTGCTTATCCCGTACCCAGg CACATTGAACAGCCGGATTACGTTGGCACTGGACTGGTCCCAGAATGGCCTGACTATATCGAAATCAAAAATGCAGAGCAAATTGAAGGCCTCGCCAGAGCGTGCCAGCTAGCTCGACACGTGCTGCTACTCGCCGGGGAAAGTCTGAAA GTTGGTATGACAACAGATGAAGTAGACTTCCTTGTACATCAGGAAACAATCCAGCACAACGCATACCCCTCCCCTCTCAGATACGGAGGTTTCCCAAAATCCGTTTGTACTTCAGTCAACAACGTGGTGTGTCATGGCATACCTGACAG TCGGCGACTTGAAGATGGCGATATTATCAACATAGATGTCACT GTGTATTTGGACGGTTACCACGGTGACACATCAGAAACCTTCTTTGTCGGCGAAGTGGATGATGTCGGCCGGCGACTGGTGGAAACGGCAAAGCGTTGCAGAGATGAGGCCATCGTCGCCTGCAAGCCTGGTGCACAGCTTTGCGTTATCGGAAACACGATTAG TGAAATAGCTCGCACTAATGGCTTCCAAGTGTGTCCCTATTTCATTGGACACGGAATCGGCTCCTACTTCCATTGCCATCCTGAGATCTGGCACCATG CCAATGACAACGACATGACCATGGAAGAAGGCATGACTTTCACAATTG AACCCATCCTAATGGAAGGGTCGGCAGAGTTTCAAATCCTCCAGGATAAGTGGACCGCGGTTTCTGCAGACGATGCAAG ATCGGCTCAGTTCGAACACACAGTCGCTATCACCTCGGACGGAGTGGAAATTCTCACCAAATTGCCAGAAGAGGACGATAAAAAGATTCTCGTGTGA